The proteins below are encoded in one region of Kineococcus mangrovi:
- a CDS encoding hemolysin family protein — translation MSDQAALLVAVLLILGNAFFVGAEFAVLSARRSQIEPLAETSARARSALAAMEHVSLMLAACQLGVTLCSLGLGAVAEPAIAHLLEPLFHAVHLPEVLVHPVSLVIALSIVTYLHVVVGEMIPKNLSIAGPDRAVLVLAPPLVAIGRVIGPLIRALNALTNAALRLMGVEPKDEVSSAFTVEEVQSIVAESQREGTLEDSGGLVTGALEFSDRTVGDIAVALADLRTLPVGSSPADVEALVARTGFSRFPLVDDGGDLHGYLHLKDILYADPGEHPDRYAEPVPEKRIRALGTLGVAEEVEDALAAMRRTGAHLARVVDAGGAVTGVVFLEDVLEELVGEVSDAMQRARS, via the coding sequence GTGAGCGACCAGGCCGCCCTCCTCGTGGCCGTGCTGCTGATCCTCGGCAACGCGTTCTTCGTCGGCGCCGAGTTCGCGGTCCTGTCCGCCCGGCGCAGCCAGATCGAGCCGCTGGCCGAGACCAGCGCGCGCGCCCGCTCGGCGCTGGCCGCGATGGAGCACGTCTCCCTCATGCTGGCGGCCTGCCAGCTCGGGGTCACGCTGTGCTCCCTCGGCCTCGGCGCCGTGGCCGAACCGGCCATCGCCCACCTGCTGGAGCCGCTGTTCCACGCCGTGCACCTGCCCGAGGTGCTGGTGCACCCCGTCTCGCTCGTCATCGCGCTGTCGATCGTGACGTACCTGCACGTCGTGGTCGGGGAGATGATCCCGAAGAACCTCTCGATCGCGGGCCCGGACCGCGCGGTCCTCGTCCTCGCCCCGCCGCTGGTCGCGATCGGCCGCGTCATCGGCCCGCTCATCCGGGCCCTGAACGCCCTGACCAACGCCGCGCTGCGGCTCATGGGGGTCGAGCCGAAGGACGAGGTCTCCAGCGCCTTCACGGTCGAGGAGGTCCAGTCCATCGTCGCCGAGTCCCAGCGGGAGGGGACCCTGGAGGACTCCGGCGGCCTGGTCACCGGCGCGCTGGAGTTCTCCGACCGCACCGTCGGCGACATCGCCGTCGCGCTGGCGGACCTGCGCACGCTGCCGGTCGGTTCCTCACCGGCCGACGTCGAGGCGCTCGTGGCCCGCACGGGTTTCAGCCGGTTCCCGCTCGTGGACGACGGCGGCGACCTGCACGGGTACCTGCACCTGAAGGACATCCTCTACGCCGACCCCGGCGAGCACCCGGACCGCTACGCCGAGCCGGTGCCCGAGAAGCGGATCCGCGCGCTGGGGACGCTGGGCGTGGCCGAGGAGGTGGAGGACGCGCTGGCCGCCATGCGCCGCACCGGCGCGCACCTGGCCCGCGTCGTGGACGCGGGGGGCGCGGTCACGGGGGTCGTCTTCCTCGAGGACGTCCTGGAGGAGCTCGTCGGCGAGGTCAGCGACGCCATGCAGCGCGCCCGCTCCTGA
- a CDS encoding NAD(+)/NADH kinase → MPTGPVGRLGLVVHPVRDTVEQARVVERWAAEHGKEVVGLRTDATRLPPTVTRVGVEEFAATVDAVVSLGGDGTMLGALRLLAGRPVPVLGVNLGHLGFLVELEPRELPAALERISAGDFTVEPHLSLRTELHTGDHRREAVAFNDIALARTPGKGTVTAALSVADQRIGYLRCDAIVLATPTGSTAYSYAAGGPVVSPGADTLLVTPVAPMSGIGRPIVLGVDEPVRLELLEGSGPPVVEVDGIAAGELPPGSVIEVRAERDAGHVIRLDAAGHGRRARVKLSLLDLPLLPEEMLELVPRELRRGEGTRSR, encoded by the coding sequence GTGCCCACCGGACCCGTCGGACGCCTCGGTCTCGTCGTGCACCCCGTGCGCGACACCGTCGAGCAGGCCCGGGTCGTGGAGCGGTGGGCCGCCGAGCACGGCAAGGAGGTCGTGGGGCTGCGCACGGACGCGACCCGGCTGCCGCCGACGGTGACGCGCGTGGGGGTCGAGGAGTTCGCCGCCACGGTGGACGCCGTCGTCAGCCTCGGCGGGGACGGCACGATGCTCGGCGCGCTGCGCCTGCTGGCGGGCCGGCCCGTGCCCGTGCTGGGCGTGAACCTCGGCCACCTCGGGTTCCTCGTCGAGCTGGAACCCCGCGAGCTGCCCGCCGCCCTGGAACGCATCTCCGCCGGCGACTTCACCGTCGAACCGCACCTGTCGCTGCGCACCGAGCTGCACACGGGCGACCACCGGCGCGAGGCCGTGGCGTTCAACGACATCGCCCTGGCCCGCACCCCCGGCAAGGGCACCGTCACCGCCGCCCTGTCCGTCGCCGACCAGCGGATCGGGTACCTGCGCTGCGACGCGATCGTCCTGGCCACCCCGACGGGCTCGACGGCCTATAGCTACGCCGCGGGCGGTCCCGTGGTCTCCCCCGGCGCCGACACCCTGCTCGTGACGCCCGTCGCGCCCATGTCCGGCATCGGGCGGCCCATCGTCCTCGGCGTCGACGAGCCCGTCCGGCTGGAGCTGCTGGAGGGGTCCGGCCCGCCCGTCGTCGAGGTGGACGGCATCGCCGCCGGGGAACTGCCGCCCGGGTCGGTCATCGAGGTCCGCGCCGAACGTGACGCCGGCCACGTCATCCGCCTCGACGCCGCCGGTCACGGTCGGCGGGCGCGGGTCAAGCTCAGCCTGCTCGACCTGCCGCTGCTGCCCGAGGAGATGCTCGAGCTGGTCCCCCGGGAGCTGCGCCGCGGCGAGGGCACCCGCTCCCGCTGA
- a CDS encoding PRC-barrel domain-containing protein, whose product MTILVQDLNQWKGAPVLDVSDAKVGNLASVYVDAATDEWLFAAVETGLVGFRKVVLVPLEGAAVGRHDVRVAFPRETVKGAPEFGTDEELGPDDEPRIYAHYGMDYAPADTPSGRRLARR is encoded by the coding sequence ATGACGATCCTCGTGCAGGACCTGAACCAGTGGAAGGGCGCCCCCGTCCTCGACGTGAGCGACGCGAAGGTCGGCAACCTCGCCTCGGTCTACGTGGACGCGGCGACCGACGAGTGGCTGTTCGCCGCCGTGGAGACGGGGCTCGTGGGGTTCCGCAAGGTCGTCCTGGTCCCCCTGGAGGGTGCGGCCGTCGGCCGGCACGACGTCCGCGTGGCCTTCCCCCGCGAGACCGTGAAGGGCGCGCCGGAGTTCGGCACCGACGAGGAGCTCGGCCCGGACGACGAACCCCGCATCTACGCCCACTACGGGATGGACTACGCCCCCGCTGACACCCCGAGCGGGCGCCGGCTCGCCCGCCGCTGA
- a CDS encoding response regulator transcription factor yields MSIGTTPAPQGGGHQSGQPPRTAVVVEDEPTIADAVARRLRAEGYAVETAGDGPSGVELCERVSPDVVVLDVMLPGFDGLEVCRRVQASRPVPVLMLTARDDETDKLVGLGVGADDYMTKPFSMRELVARVNGLVRRVERARALVGAPQQSAEAMRFTVSDGELVVDRAQRRVRRAGDEVHLTPTEFDLLVCLAESPRTVLTREKLLEEVWDWVDASGTRTVDSHVKALRRKLGADLVRTVHGVGYAFEPSGAQEAP; encoded by the coding sequence ATGAGCATCGGAACCACGCCGGCGCCCCAGGGTGGCGGGCACCAGAGCGGTCAGCCGCCGCGGACGGCCGTCGTCGTCGAGGACGAACCCACCATCGCCGACGCCGTGGCCCGCCGGTTGCGCGCCGAGGGGTACGCGGTGGAGACGGCCGGGGACGGCCCCTCCGGCGTCGAGCTCTGCGAGCGCGTGTCCCCCGACGTCGTCGTGCTCGACGTGATGCTCCCCGGCTTCGACGGCCTGGAGGTGTGCCGCCGGGTCCAGGCCTCGCGGCCGGTGCCGGTGCTCATGCTCACCGCGCGCGACGACGAGACCGACAAGCTCGTCGGCCTCGGCGTCGGCGCCGACGACTACATGACCAAGCCGTTCTCGATGCGCGAGCTGGTCGCGCGCGTCAACGGCCTCGTGCGCCGCGTCGAGCGGGCCCGGGCCCTCGTGGGCGCCCCGCAGCAGTCGGCGGAGGCCATGCGGTTCACCGTCTCCGACGGTGAGCTGGTGGTCGACCGCGCCCAGCGCCGCGTGCGGCGGGCCGGCGACGAGGTGCACCTGACCCCGACGGAGTTCGACCTGCTCGTGTGCCTGGCCGAGTCCCCGCGCACCGTCCTGACCCGCGAGAAGCTGCTGGAGGAGGTCTGGGACTGGGTCGACGCCTCCGGCACCCGGACCGTCGACAGCCACGTGAAGGCGTTGCGCCGCAAGCTGGGTGCCGACCTCGTGCGCACCGTGCACGGCGTCGGCTACGCGTTCGAGCCCTCCGGCGCGCAGGAGGCCCCGTGA
- a CDS encoding GuaB1 family IMP dehydrogenase-related protein, protein MHFLDGQQPRHDLTYNDVFLAPSRSAVTSRLDVDLSTGDGTGTTVPVVVANMTAVSGRRMAETVARRGGMAVLPQDLPLDVVAEVVAWVKDRHPVFETPVVLREHDTVADALALIPKRSHGAAVVLDEHRHVLGVVTPADCADVDRFTQVGAVMSREPVTVDAAAEDDLEAAFGVLHASRRRFAPVVRDEGAGPVLVGALTRTGALRSTVYRPALDARGRLRVAAAVGINGDVAATAKALLDTGVDALVVDTAHGHQEKMIEALRAVRGVDPAVPVVAGNVVTAQGVRDLVEAGADIVKVGVGPGAMCTTRMMTGVGRPQFSAVLECAAAARELGAHVWADGGVRHPRDVALALAAGASQVMVGSWFAGTHESPGDLAVDAGGREYKESFGMASARAVAARTRADSPFQRARKGLFEEGISSSRMHLDPARPGVEDLLDQITSGVRSSFTYVGARTVPEFADRAVVGLQSSAGYDEGRPLPTGW, encoded by the coding sequence GTGCACTTCCTCGACGGACAGCAGCCCCGCCACGACCTCACCTACAACGACGTCTTCCTGGCGCCGTCGCGGTCGGCGGTGACCTCCCGGCTCGACGTCGACCTCTCCACCGGGGACGGCACGGGCACGACCGTCCCCGTCGTCGTGGCCAACATGACCGCGGTCTCGGGCCGGCGGATGGCCGAGACCGTGGCCCGCCGCGGCGGGATGGCCGTCCTGCCCCAGGACCTCCCGCTCGACGTGGTCGCCGAGGTCGTCGCCTGGGTCAAGGACCGGCACCCGGTCTTCGAGACCCCCGTCGTGCTCCGCGAGCACGACACGGTCGCCGACGCCCTCGCGCTCATCCCCAAGCGCTCCCACGGCGCGGCCGTCGTCCTCGACGAGCACCGGCACGTCCTCGGCGTCGTCACCCCGGCCGACTGCGCCGACGTGGACCGCTTCACCCAGGTCGGCGCGGTCATGAGCCGTGAGCCGGTCACCGTCGACGCCGCCGCCGAGGACGACCTCGAGGCCGCGTTCGGCGTGCTGCACGCCTCCCGCCGCCGGTTCGCCCCCGTCGTGCGCGACGAGGGCGCCGGGCCCGTGCTCGTCGGCGCCCTCACCCGCACCGGCGCGCTGCGCTCCACCGTCTACCGCCCCGCCCTCGACGCGCGCGGCCGGTTGCGCGTCGCCGCCGCCGTCGGCATCAACGGCGACGTCGCGGCCACCGCGAAGGCGTTGCTGGACACCGGTGTCGACGCCCTCGTCGTCGACACCGCGCACGGGCACCAGGAGAAGATGATCGAGGCGCTGCGCGCCGTGCGGGGCGTGGACCCGGCCGTCCCGGTCGTCGCCGGCAACGTCGTCACGGCCCAGGGCGTGCGCGACCTCGTCGAGGCCGGCGCCGACATCGTCAAGGTGGGCGTGGGGCCCGGGGCCATGTGCACGACGCGGATGATGACCGGCGTGGGGCGCCCGCAGTTCTCCGCCGTCCTGGAGTGCGCCGCCGCGGCGCGCGAGCTCGGGGCGCACGTGTGGGCCGACGGCGGCGTCCGCCACCCCCGCGACGTCGCCCTCGCGCTCGCGGCCGGCGCCAGCCAGGTCATGGTGGGCTCCTGGTTCGCGGGCACCCACGAGAGCCCGGGCGACCTGGCCGTCGACGCCGGCGGCCGGGAGTACAAGGAGAGCTTCGGGATGGCCTCGGCCCGCGCGGTCGCGGCCCGCACCCGCGCCGACTCCCCGTTCCAGCGCGCCCGCAAGGGGTTGTTCGAGGAGGGCATCTCCTCCTCGCGCATGCACCTGGACCCCGCCCGGCCCGGTGTCGAGGACCTGCTGGACCAGATCACCTCCGGCGTCCGCTCGTCCTTCACCTACGTCGGGGCCCGCACGGTCCCCGAGTTCGCCGACCGCGCCGTCGTGGGCCTGCAGTCCTCGGCCGGCTACGACGAGGGCCGCCCGCTCCCCACGGGGTGGTGA
- a CDS encoding sensor histidine kinase: MTGPSHDPAGTGLTGPIPISGAAHDARVRAARTATRRPWPDVRPLDPVHSIKTKLGLLVAASVTLASLLVWAGLRLAEIHIGPRYTLPASIVVTLVFTQLLARGMTSPLREMTAAARAMATGDYSRRVRSTSSDEVGELADAFNRMAEDLEAVDRERRELVANVSHELRTPVSALHAVVENLVDGVSEPDQETLNTALAQTERLGRLVEQLLDLSRLDAGAVELDREYLALEPFLAQATRAMGMAGRDVEFVLDVDPPGLDVLVDSARLHQVVANLLDNASRHSPPGGRVFVSAVAAGQVVRITVQDQGPGIADADRERVFERFQRGSARTDGGTGLGLAIARWAVQLHGGTIRVAPTPPEGGCRIDVHLPRVTEEAPGVTKTGGAATARP, encoded by the coding sequence GTGACGGGCCCCTCGCACGACCCCGCCGGCACCGGGCTGACGGGGCCCATCCCCATCAGCGGGGCCGCCCACGACGCCCGGGTGCGCGCGGCGAGGACCGCGACCCGGCGGCCGTGGCCCGACGTGCGCCCGCTGGACCCGGTGCACTCGATCAAGACCAAGCTGGGCCTGCTGGTGGCGGCCTCGGTGACGCTGGCGTCGCTGCTGGTGTGGGCGGGGCTGCGGCTGGCCGAGATCCACATCGGCCCCCGCTACACGCTGCCCGCCTCCATCGTGGTCACGCTCGTGTTCACGCAGCTCCTGGCGCGCGGGATGACCTCCCCGCTGCGGGAGATGACGGCCGCCGCCCGCGCGATGGCGACGGGGGACTACTCCCGGCGCGTGCGCTCGACCTCCAGCGACGAGGTCGGTGAGCTGGCCGACGCGTTCAACCGGATGGCCGAGGACCTCGAGGCCGTCGACCGCGAGCGCCGGGAGCTGGTGGCGAACGTGAGCCACGAGCTGCGCACGCCCGTCTCGGCGCTGCACGCGGTGGTGGAGAACCTCGTCGACGGGGTGAGCGAGCCCGACCAGGAGACGCTGAACACGGCCCTGGCGCAGACGGAGCGGCTGGGCCGCCTCGTCGAGCAGCTGCTGGACCTGTCGCGCCTGGACGCCGGGGCCGTGGAGCTGGACCGGGAGTACCTGGCGCTGGAGCCCTTCTTGGCGCAGGCCACGCGGGCGATGGGGATGGCCGGGCGCGACGTGGAGTTCGTCCTGGACGTCGACCCGCCCGGCCTGGACGTCCTCGTCGACTCGGCGCGGTTGCACCAGGTCGTGGCGAACCTGCTGGACAACGCCTCGCGGCACTCCCCGCCCGGCGGCAGGGTCTTCGTCTCGGCCGTGGCCGCGGGGCAGGTCGTGCGGATCACCGTGCAGGACCAGGGGCCGGGCATCGCCGACGCCGACCGCGAACGCGTCTTCGAGCGCTTCCAGCGCGGCAGCGCGCGCACCGACGGCGGGACGGGGCTGGGCCTGGCCATCGCGCGCTGGGCGGTGCAGCTGCACGGCGGCACGATCCGCGTGGCGCCGACCCCGCCGGAGGGCGGGTGCCGCATCGACGTGCACCTGCCCAGAGTCACCGAGGAGGCACCGGGTGTGACCAAGACCGGAGGAGCGGCGACGGCCCGGCCGTAG
- a CDS encoding ABC transporter ATP-binding protein, whose amino-acid sequence MDTRLHAQDLTLAYDDRTIVRDLDVEIPDGSFTVVIGPNACGKSTLLRALARMLKPKRGAVLLDGQQIHSLPGKEVARRLGLLPQTATAPDGITVADLVARGRFPHQKLLRQWSADDERAVDAAMAWTRVEDLAERTVDELSGGQRQRVWIAMALAQDTPLLLLDEPTTYLDVAHQIEVLDLCAQLHEEQDRTLVAVLHDLNHAARYATHLVAMQDGAVVAQGDPSEVVTAELVEAVFGLPCVVVPDPETGTPLVVPRARTSRRGRAPGRPPGEHPDRPADVHAP is encoded by the coding sequence GTGGACACGCGCCTGCACGCGCAGGACCTCACCCTCGCCTACGACGACCGCACGATCGTGCGCGACCTCGACGTGGAGATCCCCGACGGGTCCTTCACCGTCGTCATCGGCCCCAACGCGTGCGGGAAGTCCACGCTGCTGCGGGCCCTGGCGCGGATGCTCAAGCCGAAGCGGGGCGCGGTCCTGCTCGACGGGCAGCAGATCCACTCCCTGCCCGGCAAGGAGGTCGCCCGCCGGCTCGGCCTGCTGCCGCAGACGGCCACGGCCCCGGACGGCATCACCGTGGCCGACCTCGTCGCCCGCGGCCGGTTCCCGCACCAGAAGCTGCTGCGCCAGTGGTCGGCCGACGACGAGCGCGCCGTGGACGCCGCGATGGCGTGGACGCGGGTGGAGGACCTGGCGGAACGGACCGTCGACGAGCTGTCCGGGGGTCAGCGCCAACGCGTGTGGATCGCGATGGCGCTGGCCCAGGACACCCCCCTGCTGCTGCTCGACGAGCCGACGACGTACCTCGACGTCGCGCACCAGATCGAGGTGCTCGACCTGTGCGCCCAGCTGCACGAGGAGCAGGACCGGACGCTGGTCGCCGTCCTGCACGACCTGAACCACGCCGCGCGCTACGCCACCCACCTCGTCGCGATGCAGGACGGCGCGGTGGTGGCCCAGGGCGACCCGTCCGAGGTGGTCACCGCCGAGCTCGTCGAGGCCGTCTTCGGCCTGCCGTGCGTCGTCGTGCCGGACCCGGAGACGGGCACGCCCCTGGTCGTGCCCCGCGCCCGCACGAGCCGGCGGGGGCGCGCGCCCGGGCGACCCCCCGGTGAGCACCCCGACCGGCCCGCCGACGTCCACGCCCCTTAG
- a CDS encoding FecCD family ABC transporter permease, translating into MDVGLDGAVPRPRVADRARAGRTVRAGRGLSVRVEGRTVTVCVVLLALLAAVVAVSLTTGDYPISVPDVLRTLAGRGDRAEEFIVTGLRLPRVVTGLLVGVALGVAGAVFQLVTRNPLGSPDVIGFTSGAVTGALVVLLVLQLGGWSVSFGALAGGGLTAVLVHLLSRRGGVQGYRLILVGIGASAVLQAVNSYLLTRARVEDAQGAQLWIAGSLNGRGWEQAAPLGAGLVLLLPVLLVAGRSLTLLDLGDDAARALGLDVGRTRGLVLVLATALTALAAMAAGPIAFVALAAPQIARRLTGAVGAGLVAAGLTGALMLLVSDLAAQRVFAPTQLPVGVVTGAVGGLYLAWLLVSQWRRGRG; encoded by the coding sequence GTGGACGTCGGTCTGGACGGCGCCGTCCCCCGCCCGCGCGTCGCCGACCGGGCGCGGGCCGGGCGCACCGTCCGGGCCGGGCGGGGGCTGTCGGTGCGCGTCGAGGGCCGCACGGTCACCGTCTGCGTCGTGCTCCTCGCGCTGCTCGCCGCCGTCGTGGCGGTGAGCCTCACGACGGGCGACTACCCGATCTCCGTGCCCGACGTCCTGCGCACCCTGGCCGGTCGCGGCGACCGGGCCGAGGAGTTCATCGTCACCGGGTTGCGCCTGCCGCGCGTGGTCACGGGCCTGCTCGTGGGGGTGGCCCTCGGGGTCGCCGGTGCGGTGTTCCAGCTCGTGACGCGCAACCCGCTGGGGTCCCCGGACGTCATCGGGTTCACCTCCGGCGCCGTCACCGGGGCCCTCGTGGTCCTGCTGGTGCTGCAGCTCGGCGGGTGGTCGGTGTCGTTCGGGGCGTTGGCCGGCGGCGGCCTCACCGCGGTGCTCGTCCACCTGCTCTCCCGCCGCGGCGGCGTGCAGGGCTACCGGCTGATCCTCGTCGGGATCGGCGCCTCGGCGGTGCTGCAGGCGGTCAACAGCTACCTGCTCACCCGTGCCCGCGTCGAGGACGCCCAGGGCGCCCAGCTGTGGATCGCCGGGTCCCTCAACGGCCGCGGCTGGGAGCAGGCGGCCCCGCTCGGCGCCGGCCTGGTGCTCCTGCTGCCGGTGCTGCTGGTCGCGGGCCGGTCGCTGACGCTGCTGGACCTCGGTGACGACGCGGCCCGCGCGCTCGGCCTCGACGTCGGCCGCACCCGGGGTCTGGTGCTGGTGCTGGCCACCGCGCTGACGGCCCTGGCCGCCATGGCCGCCGGGCCCATCGCCTTCGTCGCGCTCGCCGCCCCGCAGATCGCCCGCCGGCTCACCGGCGCGGTGGGCGCCGGCCTCGTGGCGGCCGGTCTCACCGGCGCGCTCATGCTGCTCGTCAGCGACCTGGCCGCCCAGCGCGTCTTCGCCCCCACCCAGCTGCCCGTCGGCGTCGTCACCGGCGCCGTGGGCGGCCTCTACCTCGCCTGGCTGCTGGTCTCGCAGTGGCGCCGCGGGCGCGGTTGA
- a CDS encoding alpha/beta fold hydrolase has protein sequence MRHADGSPVDVVTSGAGPGLVLVHGARPAADYGRLADRLAGRFTVHRYDREQTGRDGARYAVADDVALLGAVLTRTRARLVLGHGLGGLVALLATAGLLDRCVDRVAVYDAVLPIDGSVPEEALEQAARALATNAPDLALAHLDRHLRTSSLQAVARSERVQRLLGGVLARTEWGRSTAARLPQVLAETRAGLQFDGPAEVYADLPARALLLTGERSPAFFGEAAHAMAAAVPTATALVAGGCGHDSLLRAARRCVIPLETFLGGDTLF, from the coding sequence GTGCGACACGCGGACGGCTCACCCGTCGACGTCGTCACGTCCGGGGCCGGACCCGGGCTCGTCCTCGTCCACGGGGCCCGGCCCGCGGCCGACTACGGCAGGCTCGCCGACCGGCTGGCGGGCCGCTTCACCGTCCACCGCTACGACCGCGAGCAGACCGGCCGGGACGGGGCCCGGTACGCCGTCGCCGACGACGTCGCCCTGCTCGGCGCGGTCCTGACGCGCACCCGGGCCCGGCTCGTGCTCGGTCACGGCCTCGGCGGGCTCGTCGCGCTGCTGGCCACGGCCGGCCTGCTCGACCGGTGCGTCGACCGCGTCGCCGTCTACGACGCCGTCCTTCCCATCGACGGCTCGGTGCCGGAGGAGGCCCTGGAGCAGGCCGCGCGGGCGCTCGCGACGAACGCCCCGGACCTCGCCCTGGCCCACCTGGACCGCCACCTGCGCACGTCCTCGCTGCAGGCCGTCGCCCGCAGCGAACGCGTCCAGCGCCTGCTCGGCGGGGTGCTGGCCCGGACCGAGTGGGGCCGCTCCACGGCGGCCCGGCTGCCGCAGGTGCTCGCCGAGACCCGGGCCGGGTTGCAGTTCGACGGGCCCGCCGAGGTCTACGCCGACCTGCCCGCGCGGGCGCTGCTGCTGACGGGGGAGCGGTCCCCGGCGTTCTTCGGCGAGGCCGCCCACGCCATGGCCGCCGCCGTCCCGACCGCCACGGCCCTGGTCGCGGGCGGGTGCGGGCACGACTCGCTGCTGCGCGCCGCGCGGCGCTGCGTCATCCCGCTGGAGACGTTCCTCGGCGGGGACACCCTGTTCTGA
- a CDS encoding hemolysin family protein codes for MLTEWLLLLVGIVLTLGTAVFVAAEFAFVTLDRFTVEKAVEDGDRRAAGVLPALRTLSTQLSGAQVGITLTTLLVGYLTEPSLASLLSGPLTSLGLGERLAGTVAGVVSVVIAAAFSMVVGELIPKNLALSVPLRTAGVVAPLQRGFTWFTGPLIRVLNGSANRFLRLIGVEPQEELSGARSARELAALVRRSADLGTLDEGTANLISRSLLFGDQTAADVMTPRVRMEVVRLGESAADVVARARATGHSRFPVTGDDDDDVRGVVHLKAAVAVPADRRHDVPAAALMTDARRVPDSLTLEPLLVQLRQKGLQLAVVVDEYGGTAGVVTLEDLVEEIVGDVSDEHDRDRGGLRQHRDATWTVPGLARPDEVRDATGVDVPDDPAYETVGGFVMARLGRIPAVGDEVEVDGAVLRVARMEGRRVERLRLRPTAAAGAAPAAAVGEGGAR; via the coding sequence GTGCTGACCGAGTGGCTCCTCCTGCTCGTCGGGATCGTCCTCACCCTCGGGACCGCCGTGTTCGTCGCGGCCGAGTTCGCGTTCGTCACCCTCGACCGCTTCACCGTCGAGAAGGCCGTCGAGGACGGTGACCGCCGCGCCGCCGGTGTCCTGCCCGCGCTGCGCACCCTGTCGACCCAGCTGTCCGGGGCCCAGGTCGGCATCACCCTCACGACCCTGCTCGTCGGCTACCTCACCGAACCATCCCTCGCGTCCCTGCTGAGCGGCCCGCTCACCTCCCTCGGGCTCGGTGAGCGGCTCGCGGGCACCGTCGCCGGGGTGGTCAGCGTCGTCATCGCGGCCGCGTTCTCGATGGTCGTCGGCGAGCTCATCCCCAAGAACCTCGCGCTGTCAGTGCCGCTGCGGACGGCCGGCGTCGTCGCGCCCCTGCAGCGCGGGTTCACCTGGTTCACCGGCCCGCTCATCCGCGTCCTGAACGGCAGCGCGAACCGGTTCCTGCGCCTGATCGGCGTCGAACCGCAGGAGGAGCTGTCCGGGGCCCGCTCGGCCCGCGAGCTGGCGGCCCTGGTCCGCCGCTCGGCCGACCTGGGGACCCTCGACGAGGGCACCGCGAACCTCATCAGCCGCTCGCTGCTGTTCGGCGACCAGACCGCCGCCGACGTCATGACCCCGCGGGTGCGGATGGAGGTCGTCCGGTTGGGGGAGTCCGCCGCCGACGTCGTCGCGCGCGCCCGGGCGACGGGGCACTCCCGCTTCCCGGTGACGGGCGACGACGACGACGACGTGCGCGGGGTCGTCCACCTCAAGGCGGCCGTGGCCGTCCCGGCCGACCGGCGCCACGACGTGCCCGCGGCGGCGCTCATGACCGACGCCCGGCGCGTGCCGGACTCCCTGACGCTCGAACCGCTGCTGGTCCAGCTGCGGCAGAAGGGGTTGCAGCTCGCCGTGGTCGTGGACGAGTACGGCGGGACCGCCGGCGTGGTGACGCTGGAGGACCTCGTGGAGGAGATCGTCGGCGACGTCTCCGACGAGCACGACCGCGACCGGGGGGGCCTGCGCCAGCACCGCGACGCGACGTGGACGGTCCCCGGGCTGGCCCGCCCGGACGAGGTCCGCGACGCCACCGGCGTCGACGTCCCCGACGACCCCGCCTACGAGACCGTCGGCGGTTTCGTCATGGCCCGGCTGGGTCGCATCCCCGCCGTCGGCGACGAGGTCGAGGTCGACGGCGCCGTCCTGCGGGTGGCGCGGATGGAGGGCCGGCGGGTCGAGCGGTTGCGCCTGCGGCCGACCGCGGCGGCCGGCGCGGCACCGGCCGCCGCGGTGGGCGAGGGGGGTGCCCGGTGA